Below is a genomic region from Phacochoerus africanus isolate WHEZ1 chromosome X, ROS_Pafr_v1, whole genome shotgun sequence.
cTCACTTGTGCCCCTCGGGCCAGGGCCAGCGGCTGCACCTGCCGAAGAACCAGGACGCCGTGTGAGACGGCCCAGGGGTCTTCCCCAGAACCAAACAAGAGGACCCGGGTCCTCCACGGGGAGGGAGGCCGCTGAGTAGGGCGACCTCTGGCTGCACAACGTTCCCGCGGCCCCCCACCCGCGCGCCCCCCGCACCGATTGCGGAAACCGGACCGGGAcaatccaccccaccccccacccccaccccccgcccccttggcTGTGGCCCGTGATGGTCCATCTCAGGGTACCGGCCTGGGCCCAGTTCCACGCCATCCCGAGGGGTTCTGGATACCCAGTGTCACGTGGGCCGGGAAGGGGCCTCGCGGGGTCCGGGACCCAGACTCCCTCTGGCGTGGGCAAAAGTAACGAGCGCAAAGCACCCGGGGCACTCCAGGCAGCGCCAGCGGGAACGTGCAGTGCACCTGCGCTGCTCTTCCTTGTCTGGGTCCGGGACCGAACACTCGTCGGGGAACTCTCCGCTGTGCCAGCAGTTGCTGCCCCTGCCTGGGCGGCCGccttctccccctttccccccccCTTGTCCACGTCGGCTGGGCCGGGGGCGGTGGGGCTCCGCCGGGACaacgcccccgcccccgcccccgccgccttgGGTCCTGGGTCTCCCGTGGCCCTGAGACCCCAGGGACCCCACTGGCCGACCTCGCCCTGCAAGCGGAGCGGGGATCCTCGGGCCGGGTGCCCTGGGGTGGGAGCTCCAGCGTAGCTAGTTCCTGGACAATGGCGGCCGCCCGTGCCACGCCCCCAAGGGTGCGGGCCTGGCAGCCAGGGGCTCCTCGGTGGGCCGGCGAGCCCGGCGTCGGCCCCGGCCCACCGCGTGTCGCTGCCACACCTGCTCTGGAGGCGTGCCCCGGCGGCCAGGGAGTCCTCGCAGTGCCCCAGACCCACCCGTCCTCCCATGCCGCGCAGGCCTTCCCCTTGGCAGCACAGGCGGGGCCTGGAGGCCCTGCTCAAACCGCTTCCGCTTGATGGCACTGTTGCTCCAGAAATCCCGGCCATCCTTGCGAGCTCGGCTTCTCCCTCCGCCCTTTGCGGGTCAAAAAAGGCCCAGGGAGGCCCAAGAGCCCTCCAGGCCCTCTGAGCGGGGGCTGGCGCTGCTGGGGTGTTGGGGGAGGTGGTGTCTCTTCCTTTGGGGGCTGCTTGTGGGCAGTAGGACCCATGCATGTACGCCTGGAGACAGCCACAGGGATACGCGCATCCGTGGGTCGGTCGTCTCCACACATCTCTCTAGGAGTCTTGAGTCCACGTTTCCTGGCCACCGACCGGGGACCCCTGTGATGCCTGCATACTTGGGGAGCAGTATGCTTGCTTGCATAGGGGTCTTCTCGGGCAGGATCCTATCTCCTTGGGGACCTTGACTCAGAGCTAGAGGTGGCCCGAGGACCTgggtctctcctcctcttcttgcaCGGCTGCCTCTCTGGGGCTCTCATCCAGCTAAGTCGGCGGGCTTCGTGAAGGGCCTTCAGGGCTCAGGAGCCAGGCCCTGAGAGAGTCAAAGCCACTGTGGCAGTAGAAGGAGCCCACCGGGACCCAGGGAGCTGGGGTGGATGGGCCCTGCTCACCTCCGGGGGTCTCAGGCATTCACTCTGCCATTGAGTTCCCCGGggtagctgctgctgctgctgctgctgcagctgctgctgctgctgcagctgctgctggaggtggggctggggcaggcctGTTCTGGCCTCTGTGTGTTAGTGGTTTGGAGTCCATGGGACAGGTGCAGATGCCAGtggctccctccatccccacagACAAGATGACCTTGGTGAGGGCCATGTGTTCAGGAGACCCATCTAGGGAGCGCCCCCTGGGAGCGGGTCTGTACTCTAGCCTCAGACCACACCCCGACCCCCACTCTTTGGTCGGTTCGTTCCTTCACGTGTGCCCGTGTCGGCGTGTGGGTGCCCGTGCCCGTGCATCACATGTGGAGCTTACGTCGATCTGGGTGTTACTGAACGTGTACCCGTTATTTAACATACAGGGGGCGAGTGTCCTTTCTCTCGTAGTTTTCCCCCGTCACCGCCTTGGAGGTGCCACCGTGGAGAGCCCTTCCTCCCGGCCAAAGCCCAAGAAGCCCTCACCGTGTCGCAAGACGGCAGCTCCCAAGGTGTCCCGCTGCCTTCCAAACCCCCGTCCGCAGCGGGCACCCTGCGTGGTGGTTGTGCGCGAATGCTTCCGGGGTTGAATGCGGGTGGCAGCAGGCAAGACCCAGAGGCCCGTGTCCGTTTGGGCCGCGCCCCGCACAGGCTCAGGGAGTGGTAGAGGCTCTTGTGCATGTGGCTGCTCTCACAGCGTTACAGGTTCCCCCGGCCTCGGCGCGTCTGTGCAGAGGGGACGCCCCGTCCTGCTGGGTCTCGGTcctgtccatttcttttctgaCAGCTCCTCAGGGTAGGGTGCCCTGGTCTGTGCCTGAGAGCAGGAGTGTAGGGTATGTCGGCTGTGCCCTTCTCTTTGGACGCTGGGCTTCTCGcctgtcctctcctcttcctcctgcgtCTTTGACGGAGCTGGCTATGAGGGGGCGCGGGGCACGGGGCACGGGGTCCGGGTTGCCAAGGTGCGGGTGTGCGTGGCCCGGGTACGTTGGTCGGGCGTCAGCGTTTGCCCAGAGGAAAGCAGTAGGCTCGATGTTACCTCGGCCGCGTCCCAGGGCAGGTGCCCTCACCCCCGGAGAGTCAGTGCGGTGGATCTGTGTGCGGCCCGAGAGGAGACAAGTCGGTGCCCGTTTACCCGCGGGTCATGAGAGCTGCTGGTCAGTGGAGGCCCTGTCTTTCCAGGCGGGGTGGAGGCCACGCGCCCTCGCCCCTGCCAAGATAATCTGGAGGTAgccgtggggcgggggtggggggtggggggggggggggggggggcgggtagagAGCCGAGGAAGCAAGCTCTGGGCCTCCACAGGCCAAGGTGATGGCTGCGGTTCCCACCAGAAAGAGACTGTAGGGGAAGGTATCCTCAAGGTTTCACCCGACACGCTTCTTTCTGTAAGAACTGCCTCTGTCTCACGGGCTGGGGTGGCATCCGAGCAATTTCCAAAGGGCGAGTGGAGTTGATTTTTCACCCTGTGCTTTACTGGGAAGTTTTGGTTGACTTGGGGAGCTGGTGTGAACAGGAACCAGAGGCACTCCGGAGGTTGCCTGgattggggaggggtgggtgattgcgggtgcgcgcgcgcgcgcgtgtgtgtgtgtgtgtgtgtgtgtgtgtgtgtgtgtctgggcggcgggaggggggagggcgCGGCTCCGTGTTAAGCAGCACCGTGGCGGTTCCACGCTGAGTGCAGCGTGCTCGGCTCTCTCGTTGCAGGGTGTCAGGCAgagtggaaggagaggaggagaagggaagtcGGGGACGTCGGTCATGTCTAGGCGCTGGTGTTCTGGGTGAGTGAGTGCCCtttgttctcttccttctcctcttccaaaAGGGTTTATTTCATCACAGGAAAAGGTCAGTGGTTCTGGTGGATCAGCAAGCCTCAAGAAGGGGAGACTCCCAAGGTAGGTCCGTGGCACGGGGCCACCGGCGTACCGTGCCGGAGTCTTCCGGCTTGATAGCAGAGGCTCTCGGGCCAGGTCCCGCTTGCGGAGCCGGAAGAAGGAGATGTGTGGACGAGCATCTAGCTCGTCTGTGTGCGTTACCCTAGGCGCTCAGTACCTGGAATTTGAGGTCAGTGTCCTGGGGGACCGGGCGGATTGGAAAGGGATTAGGCCGGGACCCGGTTCGGGCTCCGGTTCGGGCTCCGGCTTCTGTGAAGCCAGCTGCCAGTGTCGCGATCGTTCAGCTCCCCACCTCAGCCACGAGACGCAGCAGgaccggcccggcccggcccggcccggccgcgAGGGCCGGTGGTCGGAGACGCTTTGCGGAGAGCCGGGCCTCTTAGGCCTTCGGCCCCCCTTGGCTTCGAGTGGAGCCCTTTCCGCCTGTTCCTCCCATCCTCTCCTGATCGCTCTTGGGCCCAGCCCTCTCCACCATGGCCTTTGACCAAGCCCGGAAGGCCTTGGGAACCTGCTCTTGGCGGGGTCGTTCGGAGGGTGCGCCTGCCGGGCGGCGTGGACCTTTGGGACGGGGCGGTGGGGGCGTGCACATCGGGGCAGCCCGCTGGGGATCTCCTTGTGCTCCCCAAGTCTTGACTCTTGACAAACGGAGGAACTTGGAAGTGAGAAGCCTCCAGGAAGGTGTGCTTCCTTTCTCCCGTGTGGAAATGTCACGCGGGTGTGCGCGCGGCCAGCAGCCAGAGctggtgttttctttctgtctctgtttctttcctcttcctgctgtgtcctcttgAAACAGTCTTGCCGCGAGGAGGATGCCGCCTCCTGCCCTGGCTCGGGGTCATCCAGGGCTTCTCCAGGCGGGCCGGTGAGCGTGTGGCACCGTGGCTTAGCGCGGTCGGACACGGGTTTGCGGCTCTTGGTTGCGAGCAAGGGGCAGAGTGGCACTTCTGCGGGCAGCTCTGCCTTCGAGAGGGGCGTGTTTGGCCATCCCAAGGGCCCTTCACGGGGAGCTCGCTCTGGGCGTGAGGTCAGATCCTCGGTctaggccctgggccctgggccctgggccctgagcGGGAGGGCCCCGAAAGGAACCTTTGGCTGTGAGGACCAggcccatctctccctcccccgtGTGGCTTTCGTGTAGGACTACCAAgggctccctgccccctgccttggGGAGAATGAGGCAAGGGCACTCATCGTCATGGCTTTCTTGTGGTAAAGAAAGGCAGGCTAGGAGGCCCCCACAGGGCGAAGGATCCACAGGATGTGGAGTGCCAGCCTTGGAGGTGCAGCCCTCTGAGGTGGCCACGATGATGAGCGGCCTTGCTTTTGCCCAGTTGGACAGGAGATGGCcttgcttctcttttcctttccttggctccttttctgtttttctgggtcctttttttttctttctttcttttttttctctgcgcAAAGGGCGGAGGGAGAGGacttttggggtgtgggggggaaggGCAGGTTGCCATTTCTGGTGCAATACCGCCATCCAGAGGAATGGCTCCGCCAGTCCTGCAAACTCTGGACTGTCCCTTCCTGGGGAGGAGTGACAGGGGCCTGCGGTCGGGGACCGGGGACTGTGTCCCGGGGAAGTCTGTCCAGAGCTCCGCCGGGGAAGGGGCGGGAAGCGTGGCCCAAGGCCCGGAGGGGCCGTGGGAGCTCCAGAGACCGGCCCCGGGCACCGGGACGAGGCCCATGGTCCGGGCGCCCGGCCCGTGGGGCACAGGAAGTGGAGTCTCGGGCCACCCTGGTGGCCGCCATGTCTGGGCGGGGCTAGAGGAAGCTGCTCAGAAggagcctgggccctgggctggggagctgcGGGCGCTTGGCGGCTCGCCCCTTCCCCTGGAAGGCAGAGCAGCCTTGGCCTGGGCGGGCCCAGGGCCTCTGAAGCCGCTCTGGCGCTGGCGCTGGCGCTGGCGCTGGCGCTGGGACTGGCGCTcgctcaccctcaccctcaccctcaccctcacgcTCACGCTCACGCTCACGGGTGGGGCCCAGCCGGAGACCACCGCGGGCAGCTGGGCTTCTGCTGCCATTGGCTGCAGCGGCAGAGGCGAGCTCCAGTGACTCCTTCCTGTCCAGCTCAGAGATGGCATGGGGAGCCTGGGGACCCTGTGCCAAAGGGGCCCGAGGCCCAGCAAAGGCCGGAGGTCCCAGTCCAGAAGGGAAGGGCCCCTCCCGGGACCAGGGAGCCGCCTCAGAAGGAGCCCTGGGCCCGAGTCGGAAAGGCAGCTCCCGGGGTCTCCGGGATTCTGTCCACAGGGCTCCCGGACCCACGtctgagagaggaggggagaggagcggAGCCGAGCGGACCCCCGGGGCCCTGGGCTTGCGGGCTTGGGCTTCTGTCCCCAAGAGGCTCTGGGCCTCTCACTGCAGCGATGGGAAGGAACGGCCCCGGCTTCCACTCAGCCGCGGCTCTCCAGGCCTCAACCCCGTGCTTGCCCCTGCCGCCCAGCCCGGGGGTCGAGTGGAGGCCTGAGGATGCTGCCTGAAGCTCACCTCTGTTGCACTGAGAGAAACACCTCGCCCTCCCCCTGTCCCGCACGACCACCGCCACCTCATGCAGCTCGTCCGCCAGGGCCAGGAACGAGGTGCATCGTGTA
It encodes:
- the LOC125118207 gene encoding uncharacterized protein LOC125118207 isoform X5: MGQVQMPVAPSIPTDKMTLVRAMCSGDPSRERPLGAGLYSSLRPHPDPHSLVGSFLHVCPCRRVGARARASHVELTSIWVLLNVYPLFNIQGASVLSLVVFPRHRLGGATVESPSSRPKPKKPSPCRKTAAPKGVRQSGRRGGEGKSGTSVMSRRWCSGVSGRVEGEEEKGSRGRRSCLGAGVLGE
- the LOC125118207 gene encoding uncharacterized protein LOC125118207 isoform X1, giving the protein MAPPVLQTLDCPFLGRSDRGLRSGTGDCVPGKSVQSSAGEGAGSVAQGPEGPWELQRPAPGTGTRPMVRAPGPWGTGSGVSGHPGGRHVWAGLEEAAQKEPGPWAGELRALGGSPLPLEGRAALAWAGPGPLKPLWRWRWRWRWRWDWRSLTLTLTLTLTLTLTLTGGAQPETTAGSWASAAIGCSGRGCQAEWKERRRREVGDVGHV